A genomic region of Candidatus Paceibacterota bacterium contains the following coding sequences:
- a CDS encoding FMN-binding protein, with protein sequence MKKYLLSIFTILSFAGFALYERQSNSVLPPIDTVLVPNADDMEPGKPVSVGDFVQPTPVAQVPVTAPKSTVAPEGKTPKPAPVPATPTPTPAIAGKFRDGSYDGDIADVYYGLVQVRAVVKNGKLVDVVWLSYPNDNPTSAGKSARARPILTQEAIVAQDAQVDRVSGASATSGGFVDSLASALAQAKA encoded by the coding sequence ATGAAAAAATACCTACTTTCAATATTCACGATTCTTTCTTTCGCAGGGTTTGCATTATACGAAAGGCAATCAAATTCTGTATTACCACCTATTGATACGGTGCTCGTTCCGAATGCGGATGATATGGAGCCCGGGAAGCCCGTAAGCGTAGGAGATTTTGTGCAGCCAACCCCCGTTGCGCAGGTACCGGTAACCGCACCGAAATCCACGGTCGCTCCCGAAGGGAAGACACCAAAACCCGCTCCGGTTCCCGCAACTCCGACCCCCACACCTGCGATTGCTGGGAAGTTTAGAGATGGGTCTTATGATGGAGACATTGCTGACGTCTATTATGGACTTGTACAAGTGCGCGCAGTCGTGAAGAATGGGAAACTTGTCGATGTCGTATGGCTCAGTTATCCAAATGATAATCCGACATCAGCAGGCAAGAGCGCACGCGCCCGACCTATCCTTACGCAAGAAGCGATTGTTGCGCAAGATGCACAAGTCGACCGAGTTTCTGGTGCGTCAGCGACGAGTGGGGGCTTCGTGGATTCTCTTGCATCAGCACTCGCTCAGGCAAAAGCCTAA
- a CDS encoding FAD:protein FMN transferase: MKFERTYMTMPCIVEIVDANADVKDIEAVFDYFKHIDDTFSYFKPTSQLSAINRGELKLKDATSEMIEVFALCAKTKEETDGFFDIKQPDGTYNPSGLVKGLAVHRGAQILKKRGYKNYCVEIAGDMEVSGHNGDGTDWVIGIQNPFNLAEIIKRVAITDKGIATSGIYQRGNHIYNPKNWTDKIEKIVGLTVIGPNVYEADRLATACYAMGEEGIYFLEYIDGVEGYLVGSNGMAMMTTGFAKYII; encoded by the coding sequence ATGAAATTCGAACGTACCTACATGACGATGCCTTGCATTGTTGAAATAGTTGATGCAAACGCAGATGTTAAAGACATTGAAGCGGTCTTTGATTATTTCAAACATATTGATGATACGTTCAGTTATTTCAAACCAACAAGTCAACTCTCAGCGATTAATAGGGGGGAGCTGAAATTGAAAGATGCGACAAGTGAGATGATCGAGGTCTTTGCGCTTTGCGCGAAGACCAAAGAAGAGACTGATGGATTTTTCGATATCAAGCAGCCCGATGGAACTTATAATCCATCGGGTCTTGTGAAGGGTCTCGCGGTGCACCGTGGCGCCCAGATACTCAAGAAGCGGGGATATAAGAATTACTGCGTTGAGATTGCGGGAGACATGGAAGTATCGGGTCATAATGGGGACGGTACTGATTGGGTGATTGGAATACAGAACCCATTCAATCTTGCCGAGATTATTAAACGAGTTGCAATCACCGATAAGGGTATCGCAACATCGGGAATCTATCAGCGAGGTAATCATATCTATAATCCAAAGAACTGGACGGACAAGATAGAAAAAATCGTCGGCCTTACGGTCATTGGTCCGAATGTTTATGAGGCTGATCGTCTTGCGACCGCATGCTATGCCATGGGTGAGGAGGGGATATATTTTCTCGAATATATCGATGGTGTCGAAGGATATCTCGTCGGTAGTAATGGAATGGCGATGATGACTACTGGATTTGCTAAATACATAATCTAA